The Caldisalinibacter kiritimatiensis genomic interval AAAAACCGCCTATTTCCCTAACTATCTGCATAACCTGCTCCTGATAAACCATACAACCATAGGTAACGTTTAAAATTGGCTCTAATTTTTCATGTATATATTCAATCTTATCTGGAGCGTTTTTATTTTTTATATATCTAGGAATCTGACTCATTGGTCCTGGTCTAAATAAAGAGTTAGCAGCTATAATATTCTCAAAATTTGTTGGCTTAAGTTCCTTTAAGAAATGTCTCATTCCTGCACTCTCAAATTGAAATACTCCTAAAGTTTCTCCCCTACTAAACATTTCATAAACTCTAGGGTCGTCATATTTGCTATTTGAAAAGTCTACTTTTACTCCATGATTTTGTTCAATCAAATCTATAGCATCCCTTATAACAGTAAGAGTTCTTAAACCTAAGAAATCCATTTTTAATAAACCTAGTTCTTCTAGCTCGGTCATTGTATACTGGGTAGTAATTGAATCCTTGTTCCTTGATAAAGGTACATATTCAGTTATAGGCATTTTAGAAATTACGACACCTGCAGCATGAATTGATGTATGTCTTGGTAGACCCTCTACTTTTCTTGCTAAATCAATTAATTCTTTAGCCCTTTCGTCTGTTTCATAAAGTTCTCTCAATTCCTTATTCATTTCCAATGCTTTATCAATTGTAATACCTAATTCCATTGGAACTAATTTAGCAATAGAATCAACTTCACCATAACTCATATTTAATACTCTACCAACGTCTCTTATAGCTCCTCTAGCTGCCATTGTACCAAAAGTTACTATTTGGGCTACCTTGTCTTTGCCATATTTTTCAACAACATAATCTATTACTTCTTCTCTTCTTTCATAGCAGAAATCAATATCTATATCTGGCATAGTAACCCTTTCAGGATTTAAAAACCTTTCAAAAATAAGTCCATATTTCAATGGGTCTATATCAATTATTCCTAAGGTATAAGCAACCAAACTTCCTGCAGCTGAACCCCTACCTGGACCTACCATTATTTTATTTTCTTTAGCATATCTAATAAAATCCCATACAATCAAGAAATAATCCACATATCCCATACTTTCAATTACATTCAATTCGTGCTCTAGTCTATCTTTAATCTTATCGGTTATATTATCATATCTTTTTTCTAATCCTTCATAACATAATTTTCGAAGATATTCAGAATTAGTATAACCCTCAGGTATATCAAATTTGGGTAAATGTAAAGTATCAAAGTCAAGTTCTACATTACATCTCTTTGCTATTTTAACCGTATTTTCTATAGCTTCAGGTACATTTGGAATTAATTCCTTCATTTCCTTCGGTGATTTAAGATAAAACTCTGATGTAGGAAACTTCATTCTATTTTCATCATCTACTGTTTTTCCTGTCTGGATGCATAACAAAGCATCATGTACTTTAGCATCTTCTCTTTTAATGTAGTGTAGATCATTTGTAATAACTAGAGGAATATCTGTTTGTTTACTTAGCTTTATAAGATGTTGATTTACTACTTTTTGTTCTCTCATGCCATGGTCTTGTAATTCTAAATAAAAATTACCTCTGCCAAATATATCGTCATATCTTAAAGCTACTTCTCTAGCTTTTTCATAATTATTATTTAATAGATAATGCTGTACTTCTCCGGCTAAACATGCACTCAATGCAATTATACCTTCACTATATTTTCTAAGCACACTAGAATCGACTCTAGGTTTATAGTAAAATCCATTAACGAAACCTTCTGATACAATTTTTATTAAATTAGATAATCCTTTATTATTTTCAGCTAAAAGCACAAGATGGTATTGGTTTTTATCTCTATTAGGGTCTTTTTCAGTGTATTTTCCTTTAGATATATAAACTTCACATCCTAAAATGGGCTTAATTCCACGCTTTACTGCTTCTTTGTAAAACTGAACTACTCCATACATTACACCATGGTCAGTAATCGCTACACTATCCATACCTAATTCTTTTACGGTATCTAGTAACTCATTTATTCTTGCAGCTCCATCTAACAAACTATATTCAGTATGAACATGTAGATGCACAAAAGATGACTTTATATTATTTACATCTTTTGTTTCCATATATTATTCACATCCTTAATTTGCTAAAATATAATAATTTCATTTAAAGATTATATCCAAAATTATTATAAAAGATAGTGCATTAGCACTATCTTTATTATATCAAAACCAAGTTTATATATCATCAATCGTATTCACTATAACTACTGAGGTATTTTTTAACAAATCTATTTTATACGGGATTGTTATTTTTTTGCCATTGTTACTAGCTACTACTTCTACTACTGGTCTTGTAGGGAATTCTTTCCTATTATCTACAATATATCCTATTTGGTTCGTGCTTAATTCTACTGCTGCACCCAAAGGGAAAATAGCTATATTAGATAAAAATTTCTTCACTATATTATAGTCAAACTGATGATCCGACATTGATATCATATATTCAACTGCTTCATGTACCTTTATTCTTCTTTTGT includes:
- a CDS encoding DNA polymerase III subunit alpha translates to METKDVNNIKSSFVHLHVHTEYSLLDGAARINELLDTVKELGMDSVAITDHGVMYGVVQFYKEAVKRGIKPILGCEVYISKGKYTEKDPNRDKNQYHLVLLAENNKGLSNLIKIVSEGFVNGFYYKPRVDSSVLRKYSEGIIALSACLAGEVQHYLLNNNYEKAREVALRYDDIFGRGNFYLELQDHGMREQKVVNQHLIKLSKQTDIPLVITNDLHYIKREDAKVHDALLCIQTGKTVDDENRMKFPTSEFYLKSPKEMKELIPNVPEAIENTVKIAKRCNVELDFDTLHLPKFDIPEGYTNSEYLRKLCYEGLEKRYDNITDKIKDRLEHELNVIESMGYVDYFLIVWDFIRYAKENKIMVGPGRGSAAGSLVAYTLGIIDIDPLKYGLIFERFLNPERVTMPDIDIDFCYERREEVIDYVVEKYGKDKVAQIVTFGTMAARGAIRDVGRVLNMSYGEVDSIAKLVPMELGITIDKALEMNKELRELYETDERAKELIDLARKVEGLPRHTSIHAAGVVISKMPITEYVPLSRNKDSITTQYTMTELEELGLLKMDFLGLRTLTVIRDAIDLIEQNHGVKVDFSNSKYDDPRVYEMFSRGETLGVFQFESAGMRHFLKELKPTNFENIIAANSLFRPGPMSQIPRYIKNKNAPDKIEYIHEKLEPILNVTYGCMVYQEQVMQIVREIGGFSMGRSDLVRRAMGKKKMDVMEQERKHFIYGKKDEDGDIEIPGAIRNGVDEDTANKIYDDMIDFAKYAFNKSHSAAYAVLAYQTAWLKYYYPVEFIAALITSVMGSTSSVSMYIQECKRLDIEILPPDVNESYEKFTVNNDCIRFGLAAVKNVGTSAIRSIVEARKNGGKFISFMDFCQRVDLNCVNKRTVESLIKCGAFDSLGANRAQLLAVYEKIIDGVHQDRKRNIKGQFSLFDTMKTTDNVNVKEDKLPDVKEFPEKTLLSMEKEMLGIYISGHPLSSYEKEITNISNMNTGEISELVEKLRSGDKQLANGNFKGDGSYIVIGGLIARKQNKTTKNNNIMAFATLEDLYGNIELIIFPRTYEKYSKYIYEDSIVVVEGKLSINEEDDPKIIAEKVTPLVKIQKKRLYLKISQDETLKKLDDIKRILKNYTGNVPVYVYIERQSKTVMANRDYWVDINNTDGIEELKRLLGDECVKVC